The genomic stretch CAGGCAAAGAAATAAGATAGATGGGGGTGGCCTTTGAATGACTTGTATTCGTACTTGTTCCACATGATTAATGTCCCGCTGAATTCAATGTTGAAGGTTGTTCAAGTCACCGTTAGAGCTTGCTAGAAACGATTACGATGTAAAGGTAATTAACTGCCATATATTGTTTGGGAATTGGTCACATGATTATTCTTCTGCAAGTTAAGATAAAGAGCATCCAAGCGTACTTATGCTTATGTTATTAGTCATTACAaagtcattttttattttacattgGGAGTATTCCGCATGTGTTTGAGTCTGTAGAAGTAAATATTTCACACGATAATATTTGATGTTTATGGACGGAATTTGTTTTGCCCGTAGTAACGCAAATTCGCGAAGTATCAGTACTAGACTAGGTGTCCACTGTTTCAACGTGCGCTGAGGTGTCCCTTTCTTTATATGCACGGTGACTTGGGACCGGCCAGGGCAAGGAGGTGGTTAGAGTTCACCATCATGATGGACAGTTATCAACTTTTGTCCTAGCTATTCTCATGGGCATGCAACAATTAACCTGAGATCAATTCTAACAATACTATCTCCATTCAATTAAACTTGACATTTCGTACTCCCACCGTTCCAAACCATAAGTCATTTTAGATTTTCAATATACacttatacatctagacataatgTATATTTAGATGCGCAACAAGAATCATGTATATAGAAAGTCAAAATAAACTACAATTTAAATCAGGGGAGTACAACCTAAACGATGAAAAAACAGCCACTTTGTTCTCTCTGCGAACTTCAACTTTAAATACAGTAACTGGATGCACTAGCTACTTCAATCAAATAAAAGGATTTTAAGGGCCCCTTTGGCGGCTCCTCCGACAGCATCacctggagctctaccaaaggtCATTTGCAAACCGGCGAAGCTCTCGTGAAGCTGTTTTGCAAAATGAACTAGACCGGGAGAGCTGAAAATAATAGCTccccgcggctcctcctccatccATACACATGCTATCACCAAATTACCCCTCGAATCCGCAGAAATAACATCCAAAATTGCCTCTGAATCGTCTCTCCCGTCGTACCTGAACGCTTGCCGCCGGCTGCGGTAGGTACACGGCCGCTTCTCACCTGGCACGGGCGCGCCGCCCGCTGTGGTAGGCATGGCGGTCGGAGCTGGTGTAAGACTGTGAGTGCGGTGCCCAGCATCCATGACTCAGCCGCGGCCACGGAAGACTGGAACGGCACGGGAGCGGAAAACACGACATGGATGAAGTAGGGTGGCGAGGGAGGCGCGGTGCGAGGCCAGAGCCCGACGGCGCTGCGGGGAAGAGCAGAGTCGTGGCCGCCTGAGTGAACCTCGCGAGGCGAACGGATAAGGTAGAAGACGggggaaagaaagaaatgatGTGGTCGCCCCTGGGACGGGTTGGAAAATTTGGAAAGGATAACCACggtataggaaaaaaaaaaggtacggtggaaaaaaatgaaaagtgaAAAAAGTTAGCTATAtagtataaaaaagaaaaggttaatTAATAATTCTGTTTATCAATTTGTCTACTAATCTTTTCATTCATACGGAAATCACGTTACAAGCCCACAAGGTACATTGGACATTTGACATTTCACAACCATTCTTAAAAATAAAGAAGCTATTTTACCAAATACTTTTCAGAATAACTTCAGCTCCACCAGAGAAGCTGCTCCACTAAAGGAGCTACGACCATAGCTGTTTTAGCTAGAACCATAGTCTTGCCAAGTTGGCCCTAAACAGGTTAACTGCAAACAAAGATTGTTGCACTAAAAAAAAAGCAACGGATTTTTTTCCTTGAAGAACAGAATAATGCTGCCATCAAGGATCATGAAAAGTCTAAAAAAATAATGCTCGGGTCTATAAATACCCGGCCTAGGATGTGATCATTTCATCTCGCAAATCAACTCGCACAATAAACCACTCAAACTCGTAGGAGCAAACAAAGAGCATGGCTCAAAGCCCATCATCTATGCCGGTGCTATCCATGGCGACCACAGGTGCTGAGCTCACGCAGGCCGAGGCCGTGCTCTGGTGCCACGGCTTCGGCTACATAAAATCCATGGCACTCCAGTGCGCGATCAAGCTTGGGATCCCCAACGCcatccaccgccgcggcggcgcggcctcccTGCCGGAGCTgcacgccgccgtccccgtcgccgcgaGCAAACGGCCATGCCTGTCTCGTATCATGACCTTCTTGGCCGCATCCGGCATCTTCAGACAGGAGAAGATCACCGACGATGGCGCGGCGGCGTGCTATCACCTCACCGCGGCCTCTCGCCTCCtggtcgacgacgacgatgctGGAGGACGCAGCACGTGCGTCTCCCAGTTCCTGACCCTGTTGAGCACGCCGCACTTCGTCACGGCGTCACAGAACCTGGCCGAGTGGCTCCAGAAGgacggcgccggcaccggcgccgcggcggcggagcggacgCCGTTCGCCATGGCGCACGGTGCGGGTTTCTACGACGTCATCCGCCGGGACGCGGCGTTGGGCGCGTGCTTCGACGCGGCGATGGGCTCCGACACCAGCTTCGTGTCGGAGATCGTCGTCCGCGAGCACGGCGAGGTGTTCGCGGGGGTGGCGTCCGTGGTGGACGTCGGAGGCCACAACGGGACGACAGCGAGGGCCATTGCCGGGGCCTTCCCGCACGTGAGGTGCTCGGTGCTGGATCTGCCACGTGTGGTGGAGGCCATGCCGGCTGATGGCACCGTTGAGTTCGTTGCCGGCGACATGAGGGAGTTCATCCCTCCGGCTGATGCTGTCTTATTTAAGgttaaatattttatttttccgaCACGTACATATGAAGGCAGGAACTCACATATAAATACACACATATATCTTTAtaaacacacgcacgcacacccTGCAACTATGGAAAAACTCCGAAATATGAGGTTGACAAATCTTAAAATTGACGAAGTCACAACAAGTCTTAGCTGGCAATGAGCATTATCACGTACCACTAGAAGAATATATATCAAAAACAAAAGAGCGCCCTGGTCCTAATAAGTGAGTAGTATGAAAACAGAAAATATGTTTCAAATTAAACAAGAAACCTAAACAATTAAGTTATACTCTTTTTTGCATAAATACTTTATGATTGACAAAGCACGTTTTACATATTTTTGGGAGTGTCTAAAGTTTCATATAACTGAAACTTTTATTACCTTTCAGTCATTTTTTAAAGCTTTAGGTCAAGTTCTAATAATATAAAAGTCACATGTTACATTTTTAATAATAAGCTACATATGCAGGCATGCAGTTGTAGTTTTAGGTGATTAAGACAAGGAATTTTCCAATGATTGAACATTAGCAAagattttatttaattattttgttTGACAACACAAAATTTGTGATATCGTATGACATAATTAGATGCTGTGATGTCTTAGCGATAGCAGGTTATGTAATGTGGTAACTGTACTATCTTATGACAGTGTGTGCTACATAACTGGAGCGACGAGGATTGCGTTCAAATCTTAAAACGGTCCAAGGAAGCTGTTTGTGCTCGAGAACCAAGGGGAAAAGTGGTAATAACAGAAGTTGTGCTATCAGGATCTCCATCTAAACAAACACTGGAAGCTCAGCTTTTGATGGACCTATGCATGATGGTGGTGGTAGAAGGCAAAGAGAGAACGGAGGACACGTGGCAAAAGATTTTCCTGGATGCAGGGTTCACTCGATACAAGATTACTCCCATCTCAGGAACAACCCGGTCACTGATTGAGGTATTTCCGTAGCTGACCTGCTGATCCGACCATAAACGACCTGTCAAGAGTATTGAAGAAGGCCATCGCTTATGCATTGCGCCATGTATGGATCTTGTGTTTTTACTGTCGAGTACTATTTGCATTTTTTGCAATAAAAGATTTGTGGTATCATTAATTTGCAAGTATATACATGGTTACATGAAGATTTTGCCCTTgcattttgatttttgaaaccatgacaaaaagaaaaggcaactGCGATTAGGCAAGTTGTACCATATTTTTGAGCATCTTACACGCTGTGAATTGGGGGTGTGTTTTGTTTTAATAAGATGGATTGTCCTgtgaaaatttgaatttaattGTTCAAATTCAATCCAAAGGGTGTGCATCCTCCAAATGTAATAATTGTTTAAAAGAAGAAATATTGCCTTTATATATGAAGGCCTGCTCCATGATTGCGAATTTCTTTATAGCATTTGGTCCTTTACCTCCTTATTAGCTACTTTtcctttgttttattttttaaaaaaattattcacCGGAGGTGGGTGTCCCTTTTGACAATCAAAATCAACCATCAAATATTCAAATTTGACATGCGCTCCCTCTCCACTCACAAAATTCCCCTGCTTTCCCACCAACTCCTGCTCTTCCGATCCCcaacgcgccgccggcctcgccctTGCACGCGGCCCAgcagccatggcggcgcacgACCTGACGGCGCGCCTGGCGCCGCACCTCGACCGCCACCTGGTGTTCCCGCTGCTGGAGTCCCTGCAGGAGCGGGGGCTCTACCCGGAGGAGGAGATCCTGGCCGCGAAGCTCGACCTCCTCGGCGGCACCAACATGGTCGACTACGCCATGGCCATCCACAGGTCGCTCCACGGCACCGACGAGGTCCCCGGCGGCATGGTGGCGCGCCGCGCCGAGGTCGTCGACAGGCTCGTGGCGCTCCAGCAGACGGGCCCCCCCGCGCTGCCGCTCTACGCTTTCCTGCGGGACCCGCAGCTCGTGCAGCTGCTCAGGCCGGACAAGGAGTACAACGTCCACATGCTCCAGGAGCGCTTCCAGGTACTATACGACTGTGGATTAAGGATTATTTACTCTTTTGTTTTTAACCTCGCTTATGATCTGAATTGGAGACAAATTTAAAAACTTTCCTATCTGTTTTCGATGTTAGTTAAGTCTACCTTTTTTGTTAGAAAAGTTTGATCAAGTTTGTTGGGCATATTGTGTTGTTATATGGCGTGTTTTGTGCTGTTCAGGATGTTTTTGATGATGTGATGTGCTACTCAGCTACTCAAACTCTTTTTTGTTCACAATGCAGATTGGCCCTGATCAGATTGAGGCCTTGTATGATGATGCTAAATTTCTGTTTGAGTGTGGGTCCTACTCAGATGCTGCTGCCTACCTCTACCAGTATCGTGTTTTGTCCACAAACAGCGAGAGGAGTGTGAGAGCTTTGTGGGGGATGTTGGCATCAGAGATTTTAAATCGAAACTGGGATGCTGCGCTCGAAGAGCTTAATCGCTTAAAGGAGATTATCGATTCAAAGGTTTTCCCTATCATCTTTTCATGATGTGCCTATTGTTCTTAGGTTACATCATATAGTTTACTCCTgactgttcttcttctttttttttttggcagaacTTCTCATCACCTCTAAATCAGCTCCAGAATAGGATATGGCTGATGCATTGGAGTCTCTTTATCTTCTTTAACCATGAAAACGGTAGAAATGGGATCACTGATCTGTTCTTCCAAGACAGGTTTATCTATTCAATGACCAAAATGTTTTAGTTTTCTTCTTATTATGTTAAAACTGGTAGCATGCTAGCCCAGTATTTGAGTAAGTAACACACTAGGAATATAACCACAGAACTGAtttatgattattcctttgaAGTTTCAAATTTAGAATGGAAGCAAACAGTTCTTCTAACTAAATAGTCCATGCTTGTTCTTTTCATAGAGAAAATATAGTTACTCCCAAACACAACACGTATATACAAGTAACTATAGAATTATTCATCAACAGGAAGGtttcaaaataatttatttttgaaatttaGAGTTTGCTTCAGCATCTTTCCTTCCTGATGTATTATCTAGTTCAACGACCAAAGtaatttttctttgatgtcaAGGTCATAGTACCTGATTTGTCAATTAATATCTTTTCTCTTATACTTCTTGTCCAGGTACTTGAATGCTATTCAGACAAATGCACACCATCTTCTGAGATACCTAGCTATTGCAGTTGTTGTGaacaaaaggagaaa from Setaria italica strain Yugu1 chromosome II, Setaria_italica_v2.0, whole genome shotgun sequence encodes the following:
- the LOC101762652 gene encoding trans-resveratrol di-O-methyltransferase, yielding MGSDTSFVSEIVVREHGEVFAGVASVVDVGGHNGTTARAIAGAFPHVRCSVLDLPRVVEAMPADGTVEFVAGDMREFIPPADAVLFKCVLHNWSDEDCVQILKRSKEAVCAREPRGKVVITEVVLSGSPSKQTLEAQLLMDLCMMVVVEGKERTEDTWQKIFLDAGFTRYKITPISGTTRSLIEVFP
- the LOC101767115 gene encoding eukaryotic translation initiation factor 3 subunit E, translated to MAAHDLTARLAPHLDRHLVFPLLESLQERGLYPEEEILAAKLDLLGGTNMVDYAMAIHRSLHGTDEVPGGMVARRAEVVDRLVALQQTGPPALPLYAFLRDPQLVQLLRPDKEYNVHMLQERFQIGPDQIEALYDDAKFLFECGSYSDAAAYLYQYRVLSTNSERSVRALWGMLASEILNRNWDAALEELNRLKEIIDSKNFSSPLNQLQNRIWLMHWSLFIFFNHENGRNGITDLFFQDRYLNAIQTNAHHLLRYLAIAVVVNKRRKNMLNELIKVIQQEKRSYKDPITEFLECLYVNYDFDGAQQKLMECEQVILNDPFLGKRVEIGNPNTVPMRDEFFENARLFIFETYCRIHRCIDISILAEKLNMRYNEAELWIMNLVKSLKLDAKIDSASGTLIMTVNHADVHEQIIERLKNLNTRTYMLAQSTVEPAQAA